The Tripterygium wilfordii isolate XIE 37 chromosome 17, ASM1340144v1, whole genome shotgun sequence genome has a window encoding:
- the LOC119982165 gene encoding agamous-like MADS-box protein MADS3, with protein sequence MGRGRVELKRIENKINRQVTFSKRRNGLLKKAYELSVLCDAEVALIIFSTRGKLYEFGSAGTAKTLERYQRSCFTPQDNTLERETQSWYHEVNKLKAKYESLQRTQRHLLGEDLGPLSVKELQNLEKQLEAALALARQRKTQIMIEQMEELRRKERQLGELNRQLKLKLEAEGQSLKTIQGLWNSGAAGTSNYSLHPSQSNPMDCEVEPVLQIGYHHYVQAEGSPFPKSMAGDGGGETNFIPGWVL encoded by the exons ATGGGGAGAGGAAGAGTGGAGCTGAAGAGGATAGAGAACAAAATTAACAGGCAGGTTACCTTCTCAAAGAGAAGGAATGGATTGCTAAAGAAAGCTTATGAGCTCTCTGTGCTCTGTGATGCTGAGGTTGCCCTTATCATCTTCTCCACCCGCGGCAAGCTCTACGAGTTTGGAAGTGCTGG TACTGCCAAAACACTTGAGCGATACCAGCGTAGCTGCTTCACTCCTCAAGATAACACCCTTGAACGTGAGACAcag AGCTGGTACCATGAGGTGAACAAGTTAAAGGCCAAGTATGAGTCTCTTCAACGCACTCAAAG GCATTTGCTTGGAGAAGATCTAGGGCCATTGAGTGTGAAAGAGTTGCAAAATCTTGAGAAACAACTTGAAGCAGCACTTGCACTTGCCAGGCAAAGGAAG ACACAGATTATGATTGAACAAATGGAAGAACTACGCAGAAAG GAGCGTCAGCTTGGAGAGTTGAACAGACAGCTCAAGCTTAAG CTTGAGGCAGAAGGACAAAGCCTCAAAACCATTCAAGGGCTATGGAACTCTGGTGCAGCTGGAACCAGCAACTACTCTTTGCATCCCTCTCAATCCAACCCCATGGATTGTGAGGTGGAACCTGTCTTACAAATCGG GTACCATCATTATGTTCAAGCTGAAGGGTCGCCTTTTCCGAAGAGCATGgctggtgatggtggtggtgagaCCAATTTCATCCCGGGATGGGTGCTTTGA
- the LOC119982164 gene encoding probable fructokinase-7, whose amino-acid sequence MSKSCCFPVNLERSFRSSSSKSPKTPKTPSSDSSKREKGRSQEKSPLLSEEKGSLVVCFGEMLIDFVPTTSGVSLADAAGFKKAAGGAPANVAVGISRLGGSSAFIGKVGEDEFGRMLADIMKQNSVDNSGMRFDTHARTALAFVTLRADGEREFMFYRNPSADMLLRESELDTNLLKKARVFHYGSISLIEEPCRSTHLAAMEIARQSGCILSYDPNLRLPLWPSAEAARTGIMSIWDKADFIKISEDEIEFLTEGDDPYDDKVVLDKLFHPNLKLLLVTEGANGCRYYTKDFKGKVAGVKVDCVDATGAGDAFVAGVVNSLASEPDLYKDEKKLREVLLFANGCGAITVKERGAIPALPTKEAVLQLLEKAAA is encoded by the exons ATGTCGAAGTCTTGCTGCTTTCCTGTCAATCTTGAACGTTCCTTCAGGAGTAGCAGTTCCAAGTCGCCCAAGACCCCCAAGACTCCTTCCTCTG ATTCATCGAAACGGGAAAAAGGAAGGTCCCAAGAGAAAAGTCCCCTGCTGAGCGAGGAGAAGGGTTCACTGGTTGTCTGTTTCGGGGAGATGTTAATCGATTTTGTGCCGACTACTTCTGGAGTTTCACTTGCTGATGCTGCTGGATTTAAGAAAGCCGCTGGTGGTGCTCCTGCAAATGTTGCTGTTGGGATATCAAGATTAGGAGGCTCGTCAGCTTTTATAGGCAAG GTTGGTGAAGATGAATTCGGGCGCATGTTAGCTGATATTATGAAGCAAAATAGTGTTGACAATTCTGGCATGCGTTTTGACACACATGCAAGGACTGCATTGGCATTTGTAACTCTGAGAGCTGATGGAGAGCGTGAATTCATGTTTTATCGCAATCCCAGTGCTGATATGCTTCTTCGTGAGTCAGAGCTTGATACCAACTTGCTGAAGAAG GCAAGAGTATTTCACTATGGATCAATTAGTTTGATTGAAGAACCTTGTCGCTCAACTCATCTTGCTGCTATGGAAATTGCTAGGCAATCTGGTTGCATCCTCTCTTATGACCCAAACTTAAGATTGCCTCTGTGGCCTTCAGCTGAGGCTGCTCGTACAGGCATCATGAGCATATGGGACAAAGCTGACTTTATTAAG ATAAGTGAGGatgaaattgaatttttaaCAGAGGGAGATGATCCTTATGATGATAAGGTGGTGCTAGACAAGCTTTTCCACCCCAATCTGAAACTTTTGCTCGTCACTGAAGGGGCAAATGGCTGCAGATACTACACAAAG GATTTCAAGGGTAAGGTTGCTGGTGTTAAAGTCGATTGTGTGGATGCAACTGGGGCAGGTGACGCTTTTGTTGCTGGAGTTGTAAACAGTTTGGCTTCAGAACCAGATCTATACAAG GATGAAAAGAAGTTGAGAGAAGTTCTATTGTTTGCAAACGGCTGTGGTGCTATCACAGTGAAAGAGAGAGGAGCCATTCCTGCACTTCCCACCAAAGAAGCTGTCCTCCAACTTCTGGAGAAAGCTGCTGCTTGA
- the LOC119982918 gene encoding MADS-box protein SOC1-like, with the protein MVRGKTQMRRIENATSRQVTFSKRRNGLLKKAFELSVLCDAEVAVIIFSPRGKLYEFASARMQESIERYRRHIKDTQTNKPIEQNVQILKEEAECMVKKIELLEMSKRKLLGEGLAQCSIEELQLIEQQLEKSVSSIRARKNQVFREQIEKLKEKETILAAENARLSVKCGLQPWERLNEQKGNEAYKESSSPSSDVETELFIGPPEGRTKRLLPQN; encoded by the exons ATGGTGAGAGGAAAAACCCAGATGAGGCGCATAGAGAATGCGACAAGCAGACAAGTCACCTTCTCTAAGCGAAGAAATGGGCTTTTGAAGAAGGCATTTGAGCTTTCTGTTCTTTGTGATGCTGAGGTTGCTGTCATTATCTTCTCTCCTAGAGGGAAGCTTTATGAATTTGCTAGTGCTAG AATGCAGGAAAGCATAGAACGTTATCGAAGGCATATAAAAGATACACAAACAAACAAGCCAATTGAGCAAAACGTGCag ATTTTGAAGGAGGAAGCGGAATGCATGGTGAAGAAAATAGAACTCCTCGAAATGTCGAAACG GAAGCTTTTGGGTGAAGGCTTGGCGCAATGTAGCATCGAGGAGCTACAACTGATAGAACAGCAGCTGGAGAAAAGTGTAAGCAGCATTAGAGCTAGAAAG AATCAGGTTTTCAGAGAACAGATTGagaaactaaaagaaaag GAGACAATCTTAGCTGCCGAAAATGCCAGGCTAAGTGTGAAG TGTGGTCTGCAACCTTGGGAAAGATTGAACGAGCAGAAGGGAAATGAAGCCTACAAAGAAAGTAGTAGTCCTAGTTCAGACGTTGAGACTGAATTGTTTATTGGACCTCCAGAAGGGAGAACAAAGCGGTTGCTCCCGCAGAACTGA